A stretch of DNA from Vulpes lagopus strain Blue_001 chromosome 12, ASM1834538v1, whole genome shotgun sequence:
atctcaggatggtaaaactgagtcctgcatccagctctgtactcagcaggacatctgcttgagattctctccctctgcccctcccccctgcttatgcactttcaaataaataaatcttaaaaaaaaaaaaaaaacagaggcagcccagatggctcagcggtttagcatcaccttcagcccagggcctgatcctggcgatacgggatcaagtcccatgtcaggctacctgcatggagcctgcttctccctctgcctgtgtctctgcctctctctctctctctctctctctctctgtgtctctcatgaaaaaataaataaaatctttaaaaacaaaacaaaacaaaaaacaaacaacggTTTGGTTTTATACATATTTCTGAGATAAACCAGTTAAAAATCACTGTACTTTAAAACATACTTGACCTTTTTTTCATCCTTGTTTTAACTTGTTTCATACTTGTTTTAACAttgaaaaaatacacatgaaattaaatttcagaaagcactgacttttacaaatataaaagttcacctctaaccaaaaaaaaaaaaataacagcttaaTCACATAGCAATCATTAAAAACTTTATATACCAATGCTATACCTATAATATCTACAGTAAGGTgttgtggtttctttttaaataatttatttgacagagagacagcatgtgCATAAGTGCAAGCAGGGGAgcggtaggcagagggagagggagagggagaagcaggctccttacagagaAGGGAGCCTAAtaccaggacccagggatcttgatctgagccaaaggcagatctttaactgaatgagccacccaggtgtccctacaataAGATTTTAAGACactatttcaggggcacctgggtggctcagtggttgaatgtctgcccgtagtgatcctggggtcctgggattgagccttgcattggacttcccacagggagcctgcttctccctctccctatgtctctgtctctttctgtgtctctcatgaataaataaataaaatcttaaagaaaaaaggcaCTATTACAAATACACATTGTGTCATGGGTAGCTTTAAGGACTTTCAGTAGACATATTGGTCATTAGTTAAAAAAGACACCTAGTAcgcatatgaaaattaaaatagccaGCTATTACATTCATTTAAAGGGAATACAAGAATCCTATGaaaagtattgttttttaaaattattaaagaatgaGGACTACACATCCAAAAAATAAACTAGAACAGTCAAACCAGAAACCAGTTAATTTCctaagtaattaaaatgacaagaacTTGAATACCTTTAagtatttaaatcatttaaattaaaattacccCCAAAAGGGCacccccagtggcgcagcgggtttagtgccgcctgcagcccggggtctgatcctggagacctgggatcaagtcccacgtcgggctccctgcatggagcccgcttctccctctgcctgtgtctctgcctctcagtctctctctctctctctgaataagtaaattaaaaataaatgctaaaaaaaaaaaaaaaaaggtaaactttttaaaaaataaataaataaataaattacccccaaaaaagaaaaaaattacccatattttttcttaaaaaaatcaaatatttctacATGACAAGATCAAAAAAACTTCCCAAACACTTTAATACAATTAACACAGTCATGAAGTCCATTACATTCTGCTCAGAGCCCCATAAGGTCATTCAGTAATGTTCCAAACATTTCTAACATAGTTTTTCAGAGCTAACTtcggtggggtgcctgggtggctcagatggttaagtggctgctttcagctcaggtcatattagggtcctgggatcgagtcccaagtggggctccttgctcagcaaggattctgcttttccctctgccccttccctctctctcaaataaatacataaaaaatacataaaatctttaaaaaaaagctacctttggttctttgaaaaaccAGTATGGAAGTCAATATAAACTAAATGCAATGAATCACTGAATGCATTGAAACAACATTtacgggatccctgagtggcgcagcggtttggcgcctgcctttggcccagggcgcgatcctggagacccgggatcgaatcccacgtcaggctcccggtgcatggagcctgcttctccctctgcctgtgtctctgcctctctctctctctgtgactatcataaataaataaaaattaaaaaaaaaaaaaaagaaaagaaacaacatttACTTACATTAAGTTGTCTAATAATATCAGTTTACACCTGGCAGGTCAGAGCATGATGATCTGAAGTGATACAGTGAAATATACACACAAGTTTTGGCCCAGAGCTTCTGCATTAAGAGGTGAGggtagggcacctaggtggctcagtcagttgggcatctgccttcagctcaggtcatgatcccagggtccagagatcaagGCCCCACACATCTAGGCCCCTGCTCAgctaagagtctgcttctccctttccctttgcccctccccccactcatgctcactctctctcagttctatctcaaatagataaaattaaaaaaaaaaaaaaaaaagaactgaggaccataaaagaataaaaggccaGTCTAGGCTGTGGCATTTCTAAGTCTATAAATAAGATCTGGGAGTTTAACAATAGGACAATGTCAAGTCATTTAAGCTTCATGTTCCAAATGGTCTTTTGCTGAGGCTTGAGAGGTACAAATGCAAATTACTTTtatcatacagaaaaaaagaagacagatcaCTTGATAACTTACCCTCTCCCATATGTCTTCCTGCAATAAGGTGAAGGTGTTGAATGCAGGCAGTAGCAAGGTCTACAACTCTATCAACCATAAAACTTCCTTCAGTATCAATAAAAACTGCTTCACCCTCCACTCCTCCAAAACATTCTGGTATCTGCACATCTACTGCCAACTGCATACTGTCAAGAGAAAGTTGAATGACCAAATTCATTATCATAATCATCTAaggcagtgtttttcaaactttacATCACCACCCACTAGGTAACACCATTAGGCAACAGAGATGGCTAACTTTCTGCTCCAGATATATGTGAACCAACTGATATGTGGATTAGGGGAAGGATTACCCATAAAGCCATGATTAAGGACTTCTTAGTGGTTTTTAGGCCTCAGGAGATAAAATCCCTTCTTATACTAAATCTATCTTTGAATATATTCCCAGGAATtaactatataataaaatagaagactACTGGTTTACCCTAAAATCACATTACAATGttgcaaaagaaacatttttggaCACCAAAATAATTACATCAGTTTATCAGATGGGGTACTGAAGATGGGGTACTGAAATAACACAAATGGTAAACTGATTTTTGTttcatatgcacacatacaccctACAAAAAAATCAAGAGCACATACATGCCTTTTTTGGTCTCCTGAATGTAGACCCAGAGCACCATATTCTATTACTTACATAAAATGCTATTAAGCCTACCCTTAAGAGGGGAACATTTTACTTTACCATAACTGTGTTTTTCCAACACCCGGTACAccacaaatttctgttgttttggttAAGGGTATTCCACCCCCAAGAATATTATCTAGTGCTGAACAGAAGGTAATTATGAAGCTCTGGGTATGCTCTTGCTCAAGAAGTTCCAGTGCTGTACACTTCTTGCCTGACTCAGCTGTAGCAGCATATCTTGGTTTATTTGTGAGACATTCTCTTCTTATAATTTGCAGAGTTTCTAAGGCTTCCTCTTTAGATATCCCAACTTctgaaagtaaaagaagaaaagaaaaacctaaaccctgattttagaaatagaaaagtcTTAACTATGGGGttgtcattaattttaatttttagataataAGAGTGATGCCAAGagtaaagaaacataaaaatgaaacattccaTTAACTATTGAATTTTTCAAGCTAATAAAGgcattcatctgttttcttagtCTCTACACACTTAAAAGATTTATTACCTCAAAAACAGAATTCAGAAACCTAAACCTCTAAAGCATCTGAGTACCTACAAGACTATCAATAAAAATGTACTGGCAGTCTGTCCTTTAATTATcccttttggggcagcccaggtggctcagctgtttggtgccgccttcaacccagggtgtgatcctggagatgcaggatcaagtcccatatcgggctcccggcatgaagcctgcttctccctctgcctgtgtctgttcctctctctctctctgtgtctctcatgaataaacaaaatctttaaaaataataataataattatacctTTTGGTCTTATGAAGTCACAGTTATCTTAATCTAATaaggtatttatttttcagaagagaaTGAAAACGGTCTCTAACGCCTAAAACAAGATTTAACTTTAAGAAGTACATGTGCATGtatcattcataataaaaacttttcatGGAAACATTGCCATGAAATATTCCCATACCAGTCCAACTTATTTAATGAGAAGAACAATTATTTGATGAACAATACTTTAAACAATGCATTTATGCTTCCTCAACTATACAACTTCATTCCTATCAGACAATAtggcttgagaaaagaaaatggcagttACAAAACAAActgctaatgaaagaaattatggTTAAGATGACATCACTTATGAGTTTGATAGGTCAGTGCCTGATTTGGTTGGGATTTGAACATAAATTTGGTGCTAATAAAGGACAATAAAGGTGATACGGAAATGAAAAGCCTATCCAATTAAAATCCTCAattctgggggcagcctgggtggctcagcggttcagcgccgcctttggcccaggtggtggtcctgaagacccgggatccagtgccacgtcaggcaccctgcatggagcctgcttcactctctgcctgtgtctctacctctctctctctctctctgtctctcatgaataaataaatgaatttaaaaataataataataaaataaaataaaatcctcaactCTGGAGTCAGTTTCTTGGGCTTGTAAACCCTGACTGAACCACTTACTATGTAGGTACTTAGTATGGAcaagttaacttttttttcctcagattcTTTTCTACTATAAAACTGAAGATAATACATGTTGAAAAGCtcagtagagggatccctgggtggctcaggggttgagtgtctgcctttggctcagggcgtaatcctggggtcctgggatgaagtcccacatccggctccctgcagggagcctgcttctctctctatttctctggctccctctttgtctcccaagaataaataaataaaatcttaaaacaaaaaaaaagaaaaaagaaaagctcgtTAGAATACCGAGGCCATCCAGaatgctccataaatgtttgctATCATTATCacgcagattcttttttttttttctgtataaccaactttttggggaaaaaaaaaaagtaaaagagccCATCAAACTTTGGGAAACTGTGCAGTATAAGCTTTAAAACAAATCGCTAACAATCTACAACATTGATTCTTGAGTAGCGAGTTGAAACCTCTGTATGTTCTTTTAATAAGGGCAAGGGCTTAAAATTTTGTTCTATCTTAAGAGCAGTTCTGAGCACATCTTAGTGTAACATGTACAGTGAGAATGAGGGCAATACAGCGTCATTTTTGTTTACCTCATGATACGGTGGTTCCCACCAATGTATAATCTACAGTGCTCTGGAATGAGAGGTTTGGtgtttatggttttgtttttctagtgaATTACAAAACAGAAGCAACgtcttttttccattgctttCTCCAGCTGCTGGGGATTCTGATCCCTTTCTCGCTTAGTGTCTCCAGTCCTATCGcaaatctttcatttcttaaatataatcCCTTGCCCCTTGGTCTTTGGAACAGCTGAAACTAGACAAGCTGTCTGGGGACCAATTCTGGCCCGACAATTTCCTATCCTAGGCATCATgaaaagttacttaacctccccaAGCATCTGTTCCTTCATCAGTATATTGGACATAATAATCCACGTTAACAGGGTCCTTTGAGTAATCAAATAGATAATCCTCAGGATTCGACAGGCACAGGTAGAGAAAACAATCAGTAAATGTTTTCAAGACCATATCTCTAACCCATTTACACCATGTTTAATTGGAGTCAAGGCGAGGTTTCACGTTGCAAACGCAGCCTTAGGAGGAGGAATCTGGCGGAGACTGGGCGGAAGCCTGAAGGCGGAAGAACCGCGATGGAGGCGACACCGACCGTGTCAGGCACCGTGTGCCTGAGCTTGCCGTCGGAAGTCGTTACCTTTGCTGAGTTCACATGGTTTCACCTCTAGGAGTTCCTCAGCAGTTTGGAAACCTGCGGACACCAGCTTCACCCGCACCGCTGGGGACAGCGGGAAACTCACTAAATCCCGCTGCATTTCAAAACCGGACGCCTACGCGCGCTATCCGCGCGCACCCACGGTTGCTAAACTGCAGCCTCCACTCCGCACGCCCGCGCGCGCCATGTGACGTCAGACGTAAGGCGGAAAGGGCGGGGTCTTGGGCCTGACTGCATGCGGCCTTAGGCTTGTCCCCTCTGAGAAGAgtgctgtatttaaaaaaaaaaaaaaaaaagagtgctgtATTTTCTCGTAGGCGCACCGTTTCTGTCGTGATTCTTACAAATCCCATTTACAGTTTTCCCATCAAACATACATCCTGACAGTAAAAAGATGGGTGGAGACCGCAAGATGGAGAACCAGGCCCTAGACACCTCATTTCCAGCACTCAGCCCCGGGCCGTTGGGTGGAACCTCAAGGTTATTAATAGGAAGGATATCCCCGAATGGGGATAACGCACACACTAGCCAGTTACCGGTTTGGGGTGTGAAATGGCCATATAAGGATTAATCGGCGTCTCCATTACACGGTTCCAGTTTCACGTCTTCTCACGTCGGGTCTCCCCCTTGCTTTCCCCCTTCGCCGTTCCTGCCCTCGCCCTCGCCCGCGCGAGGGATTGTGGGCCAGCCCCCCACCGCCACGCCACGAGGAGCCCTAGGCATCCAATCCCCGCACACACTGACGCATTCCCCGCGAGTCTGGTCTGAAGCATGGTGGTTTCTGAGACCGTTGGTTCACGGCCTGCCTTGCTTAAGAAGTAGCTGGAAAAGTAAGCAAGTAATGTCTCAGTAGCGGGGTGGGCATGGGCTCCTCTTTCCTGAGAGGGAGTAATTGGGCTACGCAGGAGCTCCTGCTCTGGTAAAGAGTTGAGAAGGGATCCCCTTCTAAAATAGAGAACTTTGAGGGAGTTGAGGCGGTTTGGAAGGTGGTTTACGCAGTCTCTCTTTGCGTAAGTGAATGTGATTTCTTTAGGGGAGTAACTCGTTCACTACATATGtaagactgttttttttaaatttttttccccagcttaAAGGAACTCCCTAAGTATTGCAAATCAGAGTCCTTTAAGTACGTAAGATCTAAGGAAGGAAACATATGTTGAGCACTTTAGCAAATCCcacacatttcaaatgctcacaACCGTAACCATGAGGAAAACAAGGACACAGAACCTTAGAGCATAGTTTTCTtcaagccaaaataaaaaacctaGTACCCTTTCTTCTACCCTGACCTACCTCCAAATTGTGAGCCCCTTTAGGGTGGGGGCTTTGTGGGTAGAATTCGAGAAGTGTTTGTCCCCCATTTGGGAAGACAGGGAAAATCTGGTAGAACTGGTCAAAATGTGGATTGTCACTTGGTGCCGTGCTTAACTACTGGTATCAGTCCCATCTGCGCACACCATGGACATTACGTAAATGTTCGCGAGGAGAATTCATGCATGTAAAGCTACCAAGGTCTTGGGTGAACGGATGGTGTTAACCTATTTAAGGATAGTGCTTCAGTTAAGTTTGCACAAACTGAGTGGAATCAGTCATGTTTAGAACTTTGTTTCACTGGCGGTGGCGAGTTAAAGTAGTCGACTCTATCTGTAGTCATACAGTTATGTGTTATTAATATCTTATTCTGAGCCTTGAGTTGCCAATAATTATTGTTTTCGCATCATTCTTCACAGTTCTTTAATGCATTTTGCTCTAGTAAGGCTTTCAAACTAGGATTCAGGTTTATGAGGCCATGTACTGGGAACTAAACAAAGCTATGGGATTTTTATGGAAAATACTCCTGTGGTGTCAgattctctcaatttttttttttgagagagaagaatTGAATTTTAACTGGTAAgccctttaaaatattatatat
This window harbors:
- the RAD51C gene encoding DNA repair protein RAD51 homolog 3 isoform X3, yielding MQRDLVSFPLSPAVRVKLVSAGFQTAEELLEVKPCELSKEVGISKEEALETLQIIRRECLTNKPRYAATAESGKKCTALELLEQEHTQSFIITFCSALDNILGGGIPLTKTTEICGVPGVGKTQLCMQLAVDVQIPECFGGVEGEAVFIDTEGSFMVDRVVDLATACIQHLHLIAGRHMGEEHSKALEDFTLENILSHIYYFRCHDYTELLAQVYLLPDFLSEHSKVLLTNQMTTKIDRNQALLVPALGESWGHAATIRLIFHWDQKQRLATLYKSPSQKESTVLFEITPQGFRDAVVATACSLQTEGSLNSRKRSRESEEEQESKD
- the RAD51C gene encoding DNA repair protein RAD51 homolog 3 isoform X2, with the protein product MQRDLVSFPLSPAVRVKLVSAGFQTAEELLEVKPCELSKEVGISKEEALETLQIIRRECLTNKPRYAATAESGKKCTALELLEQEHTQSFIITFCSALDNILGGGIPLTKTTEICGVPGVGKTQLCMQLAVDVQIPECFGGVEGEAVFIDTEGSFMVDRVVDLATACIQHLHLIAGRHMGEEHSKALEDFTLENILSHIYYFRCHDYTELLAQVYLLPDFLSEHSKVRLVVVDGIAFPFRHDLDDLSLRTRLLNGLAQQMISLANNHRLAVLLTNQMTTKIDRNQALLVPALGESWGHAATIRLIFHWDQKQSLKDLEMLLLLLHVLCKQKVH